ATGCACCTTGAATATCTGAGCATCTTCGATGCCAAAACAAATATGTTTTTTTGGAcctttttgctatttttttgaatttactgttcatcataGAGTAGATTTACATTTGTTTTTTTGCTGTGAGCTTCTCGAACGTCCAAACATGACGAAAATTGGCACGCACCTTGCCCATCTGAGTGTCTTCGATGTCATaaattttcagtttttttgtttttttgttcgaATTTGCTGTTCATAGGAACACTGCTCACGTTGTGGTCAAAACTGGGTTGACTCGGTAGCGAAACCACGTAGGGACGAAAAGTGGCTGGTTTCAAGAGTTGGTGGTGCAATCTATTCGGTTTTAGAGTTGAGGGACCAAAAATAAGAAGACCGGAGAATCGAGGGACCAAAAGTGGACTTTTctctttaggccaactccacctcgcggccccaaacggacgtccgttttatcCTGTTTTTGTCCCTTTGGGTAGGGATTTGGGATCGTGTCCGGACCTGTCCtgagatgcggtggccgtgcgcccaccGCGCGGACACATCCTTTTGCCCCATCCTATCCGCGTGTATTTAAAAAAAGAGGgacgtttcaaatgccaagcccCAGGTCACGACCCCAGTTTATCatgccggcaacaaagccagcggcctacacgaCCATCGCCGGCAACACAACCaacctccaaaatgaatagttgtcctcgccggcaacacagccagcggccgacAACACAGCCGGCCTCCAAAGTGAATGTTTTTTCGCCGACACactgccaccggcccagcgggcgggcggcacccatgccagcctccaaaaagaacggccacgccgatcggacgacctagttcaggccttcggcgtcgagcatctccttctacttggcctcgaaccaggccctcgtcttgtcgctcatcttcgacaagtccacgctcatgatcgcaagggccaccttcttcgctttggtggcggcattggtggcctcgatgtcgagctgcctctgcctggccttgacgttgtcggcctcgatgtcgagctgcctttgctgggccgcctcctccatgtcaagCTGCCTTTGCCGGGCTGCCTCCTCCATGCCTatcttcctcttcttggccgcctcctccatctcaagcttctgtctttgaaggtctaggtattgcttcatttgctcgtccttgctttgccgcttcttctcgtccctcacatccttatGTGACATCATTccatgcaaagtctcatgcaaggccatggtTGAGGCGtcacgtatgtcgtccaccttggagttggtcttgcccctcggcctcttcaacgcctcgccatccccacctccggcgaacttggccgttttcttgcctctcttcctttgaaattcacggtattgatccttgaacttagggcaattattgatgagcgtccaacaatgtgtaagagtgaatggcttgtcattgtgccgggccttgaatgcctccaaagattgaaatgcctacaccacatgatcaacaacaagtgaacatgcaaacatatacacgaCCAAAGtatcatggccgtagcaaggaaagggctAAAAAGAgaagagcataccatgtccccaacgccgagaccactcacgggccgtgcttcaacgctctcaaatgcggcacaatacttgttgcactcttgttggatgaacaaccatcttttttgaatcgaaccgatgccacggttgcttgtaatttggtagggctcaaacatcttcctttcatggaatgttttgtggactctcgtccagaaaacaatgcccttttgttgcgcgccggtccttGGATCTTGActaatctccatccaacattgacaaatcaacttgtcctcatcttgtgtatatgaaccgGTGCGAATGCTCTTCAACGCgcctgctttctttgcatctcgacggacggccgcccgccgctgctggacccaggcgtgacgttgaggtcgatgacggccgcgggGCGTGGTGTGGACGGCGCGAACAAGCCCACGTTCGGGGACgccgagaaacgggtctggccgtcgtgcctgGGCAGAGGAAAGCCGGACGACATGGGCGCGGTGCGCGACGTCGGCGACTGACAGTGCgtaggccgggcgaccgacgagcctgtgctcgccgggccgacAGCCGCTGCATGGAACCCCGCcggacggcccatgccaagcatgaggatggcgtgcgctttgttgacgaggtcctccttctcgtcggcagcggccttgcgccgcgcggcctccagctcctcgcgctgggcggcgaacttggccgcggcggcattgaTCTTGACGACCGCTCTCCATTCCCTCCTCTTCaccgattccgcgtccaacttagcgatctcctccggcgtgcactccgaccgcagcttccttggcgccttcttcttcacctttgtggtcgggtcgacggccaggccgccggaactcggcggggcgtcggccatggacgggggagagagggggcggcgggagggacgtgggagggtttgggggaaatggcgccaaatgggcgggggaggggggttggtttctcccaccgacaggcgggccaggggaggacaagcgcgcgcgtcccgcccgtccgcgcgctgtccatttcaccccaaaaccggcgcaactttgggccggggatggatcgaaagcggacacaaagcggacaaaagtccgtttgcgcccgcgcgctgggccgtctcgtTTGTCCCTTTTACTCCAAACGGACCGGGGCGGAcatgatagggtcgcgcggtggagttggccttataaTTTGCGGGTGCATCTGAGCTTGAGATTGTAGGTACTCCCGCGTTGATATGCAAGCAGTTTGCTGTCTTGGAAGATGCTCCCCTGGACGGTTGCTGGGCGAGAGCGATCGGTGAGCATTGCGAGTGATCAGTTTGCTAGTTATAGGCGTTTCGCTTTTACTATATTTTCCTTGGCGAGCATTGCGACTTCCGTGGCCTGTAAGAAAAGTGGCATCCATCAATTGGCCCTTTACTTTGTTTATCATGGAGGAAAATTGGCCCTTTACTGCAAGAAGTAATGGTAGATTAATGGTAGTGCTCACATCATGACTGTGCAAACCATTTGTGCCGGATAGAGGCGGTGCCAGTGCCAGTGCCATGCATGGCCCCACGACCATGCATGCATGAGAGCGATCGGTGAGCTCACCCGGCTGAGTCACGCCGATGACGCCCCGACGTCGCCTTCCTAGCCGGGGGCCGCACGCGCTCGCCTCCTTGTTCCTCGCCTCTTCCTCTTGCTTTCCCCCCCACCTTCCCACCGTGCGTCGAGCACGCCAACCGTACCAACTCAGCAGCACCACCAGCAGCTTCGCTTGCTCTCTGTGCCTCTCTGGCTGGCATGGCGTCTTCTGGCGGCGCGCGCTCACCGGCGGCGGTGGTCTTAGACGACCTTGTGGATGTTCGCGACCGCGTGGCTATGCTGCAGACCGTGCTGCAGGAGTCTTCGCCTGGGGCGACCGTAGAAGCGGGGGAGCTGGTGGAGGGGATGACGGCCAAGCTGTCAAGCGCCTTGTCGGCCGTTCTCGGCACCGGCGACGGCAGcgtggcgtcgtcgtcgtcgggagCAGGCGGGGGAccgggcgggaggaggaggagaaccggCGCGGCGTCGTCCGGGCCGCACCGCCGGAGCAGCTCCAGGGGAAGGTGAAGAAACTCTAAAACCCTTTTATCAACCGTGCGACAAGTAGCTAGCTATAGCTATAGTAGTATTTCTTGGATGCGCTTCAGTATGCATGCGATTTAACAAATTATATTTTGCAAATTGGACTATTAATTTGGCGGCACAGTGGGAGAACTTTAAGAACCAATGATGAGGGGACGACTTGTGATGACCGATTCCTGTGTTATCAGATTGATTGAAAAGTAGATTCACTAAAAAAAAAGATTGAAAAGTACTCCCTTTGTCCCGAATTACTTATCGCATgcatggatgtatctagatatattttagttctagatacatccatttctgcgacgagtaatttagaacggaggAAGTAGATGTCACTAAGATTAGCATGCATGCATGGGTATATCAAATCATATATACTCCTATCTGTTATTCATGGCAGGATGAAGAGCCCTCTAATCAAGACGGTCACCGCTACGACGCTCACAGATGGCAAGTCATGGAGGAAGTACGGACAGAAACAGATAAATGACTCAACTAACCCGAGGTACACCATCTCGATACGTCGAGCTGTCCAAGTATAAGTAAAGAGTGATTACTGAATCACTAGTATTGTACTCTTTctatctcataatataagagcgttttttgcACTAGCATATTGTAAAAaccgtttttatattatgggacggatggagtagcTTGCTAGCCAAGCACACTTGCCAACTGCTTAATTAACTAGTTGCATAGTTGAGCTTTTTAATCTTATCCTTTTAAGGGAAGTTGAGCTTTTCCATTGATTAAATGCATGCATGGATACGGTGCTTATTGCTCCCTATATACAGCACCAGTTGTTGTATTGGGGTATTATTGGAGTAGCTAGTAGACTTGTAGCTAGCTCacataatgtactccctccgttcggaattacttgtctcggaaatgaatgtatctagaactaaaatacgtctagatacatccatttctgcgacaagtaattccgaacggagggagtaggattaTTACTGATTTGCATATGGGCATATATCCAGGAGCTACTACAGGTGCACGCATTTGCCAGATCAAGGCTGCAAGGCCAAGAGGCACGTCCACGTATCCGAGGCCAACCCGTCGGAGTACACCATCGACTACTACGGCCAGCACACCTGCAGGGACCCCTCCACGTTCCCATCGCTCATCGTCCAAGGTGCCGCCGACACTGCCCCGCCGCCGGACTGCGCAAACCTCATCAGCTTCGCGCCCATCAATGGAGCCAACCGCGCTTTCACCGCAAGCACGAGCACGAGCGCTTTTGCTCATCATCTTATGAAAGAACCGGTTGATCATCATCCAATGCTCTTCTCCCAATTCTCCAACtacagctcctcgccgccggctcaGGAGGGTATACCCAGTGGCTCGTCATCGCGGGCTTGCCACGAAAGGTTCATGCAGTACGCCGGCGGGCAATTTGTGGACATAACTGGCCGGAGTACGTCGCCGTTGACCGTGGGATCAGCCCCAGCTGAGTACTGGCCAGTGGTGGGTGTTGCCGGTGTCGACATGGATGCTGGCGCGGGCATGGACAGCTTCCCTTCCTCGCCGAGCAGCCTCGGGTTCATGTCGGGATCGTTGGGGGGATCATTTGGCAACACCGTTTGCGACGACGACCTGTTCAGCTTTGATTCCTGACCATGCCTATGTGCATGTGCATGCTAATTGAGCTATTAGTTGGGTGTGCTGTCTATGTATATATGTTGTTGCGGGATGTCTATGTATGTATATTGGGCATGTATGTAATTTGTATCATATTAGTATGTCATGTGTaaatatatatgtatttttgtccGTATGACCTTAAATTAGATCAGCCAATGTACCAGCCCATCTTTGTGCGAAGTATGCTTGATGATCACCGGAAGGATGATCAGCCAATGTACCAGCCCATATTCGTGGTAGGAGGGCCATGGCGAGAACATCCCTCTACGCGGACGACGCGGCCGTGTTCATGGCCCCTATCAAGAGCGATGTCGACAACCTGGCGGCAATTCTAAAGGGATTCGGGGAGGTGACTGGTCTTTGCACCAACTTCCAGAAAAGCTCAGTTGTACCCATCCGCTGCTCCCGTGTCCGATTGGGCCATGTCCTACAGAGTTTGCCTGCAACTAGGACCTCCTTCCCGATGAGATACCTGGGCCTCCCACTCTCGATCTGGCAACTCAAGAAGGTGGACCTACAATTCCTAGAGGACAAGGTTGCCAACAAACTGGTTACTTGGGAGGGTCAAAACATCACTACCATTGGCCGCACGGCCCTTGTCAGGTCTGTGACCACCTCCCAGGTGATATACTTTATCACACCGCTTGTCGTCCCTCTGGGCACACTGCACAATGTCAACAAGCTGGAGCGGGCATTTCTATGGTCGGGTTCAGACAAGACCACCGGGGCTAAGTGTAAGGTCAACTGGGAGGTGGTTTGCCGTCCAATTCAGTATGGAGGACTAGGGGTGTTGAACACTGACAAATTTGCTCGGGCTCTGAGATTGCGCTGGCCTTGGTTTGAATGGAAGGAACCAAGCAAGATGTGGGTGGGCACAGAAAACCCATGCGACGAGGCCGACCTTGACTTCTTCTACGCTTCCACCACCATCATTTTGGGGAATGGGGCTAGAACGCCATTCTGGGACTCCCCATGGTTGCTAGGGCGCAAGCCTAAGGAGATTGCACCGCTCATTTACGAGGcctcctcaaaaaaaaaactagaaAGTGCGGGAAGCTATTAAGGACAATGCTTGGATTTTAAAGATAAGGTCAGACACTGTGGTATCCGTTGACCACATAAGGGAATTTTTTACCCTTTGGATGCTTTTACTTGACATCATTCTTGACGAGCACTCCGAGGACGACATCGTCTGGAAGCACACAACTAACGGGCAATACTCGGCCGCCTCCGCTTATAAAGCACAATTCTTGGGCATGGTTAATTCTCCCATGGAGCAAATGGTGTGGAAGGCTTGGGCACCGCCAAAAGTCAAGTTTTTTGCTTGGCTTGCTTTACAAGACCGGATTTGGACGGCGGATAGATTGGACAAGCGTGGGTGGCAAAACTGTGGTCATTGCCCTCTTTGTGGGAGGGAGCAAGAAACAGGGGCTCACCTTTTATTCAAGTGCCGCTTCACCAATAGGTTGTGGAGACTGGTCATCGACAAGCTAAGTCTGGACCATATGGACCCTTCCAGTTGGCACCTTGGAGCCTCCGTCAAGGAATGGTGGGCGAACATGACCGGATTGGGTATTCCCAATAGGAAGGCCATGGCCTCCCTCACAATGCTTGTTTCATGGACCATCTGGAACGAGAGGAATGCATGCATCTTCCGTCACAAGAACGCACCGCCGCCGATCCTAGTCAACAACATTCTTACCGACGCTAGACTATGGGTGACGACAGGAGCTAAAAAACTAGGGGACATTCTAGTACGTGAGTAGTTGCCATGTGGCGTGTTATCGTGGGTTGTAAACAATCAAACTTTATTCTCCTCTTAATTAAatgatgaggcaaatcttttgcctccgtttcgaaaaaaaaatgaTCACCGGAAGTTAGACTGATTCTAGACCATCTTTTCTGCTCACCAGTTTATTGGCTGATGATGCTAGGAGCTCATTTGTTGAATAAAAACTCTCAAGTTTGAACGCAAAAAGTGTTTATTTACGTTTAAAAAATAGAAACTAGATTTCATTACCTAACCTACGCATACAAAAATGGTTTAAAGCTCAATATTATTAATCATTTATTACAAGCACATGAACCAAACTACACAAAAAATCCCTAGTAAGTCACTCTGATCTTTTGGCGCCAAGATCCATCAGCTACTTGCGATGCGACCATTGTATTAAAGCCCATGATTGcaaccaactactccctccgtcccatgatataagaatgtttttgacattaATGTCAAAAACatccttatattatgggacggagggagtttaatgtcaaaaacatttttatattatgggacggagggagtagtacacaagAGTAATACCTGCATGTAAGATTGAACCTTTTGTGTTGTCAGAACTTTATATAGTTCTAGCACaaccaaatagaaaaacaaaaaaaaccatTACAAGCAACTCAAATAAAAAAAACACTACAACCCCCATAAAATTAAGTGAGCGGAGAGACCTGTGAACCCTTGCAGGCAAGATTAAAAAAAAGTGAATACAACAACGCGGTACAATATTACTCCACAATCAGAAAATAGCTGCTAGACCGCCTCTCATTGAAGGCTGCACTAGGTAGCATAGTTTTCTCATCGATGCTTAGTTGGACTAATGGATATCCACGTTGGCCCTAGTGACAAAAAAAGTTGGAAAATGTCACGCCAAGTTTGCAAGTCTTTCACTCCAGAAACTTTGACTACACTGCATATATAGTACTGAAAAAACTATTGAATTGGCTCTACCACTCGACACATAGCTCGAGTCATTTTCACATAGAAAACAAAAGCAAGGAACTCATTCATGGATTAGTCCTCCAGGTGATAAGCTCAAATGGAACAAGGCCACAAAGGCAAAGAACATGTGTAGTTCTTCCACATTTTTCTATCTTGCGTCCCCAAAAAACAAAGCAATGAAAACTACTTGCCAGGTCACCACGAGTGGTCTCCAATTCTCAAGCCAGTAAGTTACATCGATCCATTTAAAATCTTACAAAGTACTTTCCCCCCTTGGTGTATATGCTACCAAGTCAAAGTCGAGCTAAGATTCAGCACTGAGGCGTGAAAATGGTCCCTTCACTTCTAGGAGAAGTTTCAACTATATATACTCTGTACCTTCTTGCATGGCTATCCTACTTTCTATGCATTAGTTCTTCTTCAAAGAAATTATAATAAAGTATGATCCACAAGTGTCACAATAATCGCTACATGAACTATATTTACAATAATGAGGGAAAATACTCACCTCGGCTTCATGTACATGTAAGACCAACATGCGCCAACTGAACGTAGCTCGGATTATTAGGCTGATCATAATGGGAAGTATCATATACTAATGTATGATACTGCCTCCATAGCATATAGTATTATAGCTTGGTATCATAGTAGTCTCATTTATTTTTATGCATGACACGTACTagtacatcatttaatatgatacaatATCATGTCATGATACTCAATTATCCTTTTCCTCATTTAATCGTGTGTCACATCAGCAAAAATTCCTAGTTGACatgcatgtgttggggaacatagtaataatttaaaattttcttacgtgtcaccaagatcaatctatgagatgctagcaacgagagagagggagtgcatcttcatacccttgaagatcgctaagcggaagcgttacaagaacgcggttgatggagtcgtactcgcggcgattcaaatcgtgaaagatccgatcaagcgccgaacgtacggcgcctccgcgttcaacacacgtacagcccggggatgtctccttcttcttgatccagcaaggggagaggagaagttgagggagaactccggcagcacgacgacgtggtggtgatggagctcgtggttctccggtagagcttcactaagcactacagaggaggaggaggtgttggaggagggaggggctgcgccagggaagggg
The window above is part of the Triticum aestivum cultivar Chinese Spring chromosome 2A, IWGSC CS RefSeq v2.1, whole genome shotgun sequence genome. Proteins encoded here:
- the LOC123184718 gene encoding probable WRKY transcription factor 33 translates to MASSGGARSPAAVVLDDLVDVRDRVAMLQTVLQESSPGATVEAGELVEGMTAKLSSALSAVLGTGDGSVASSSSGAGGGPGGRRRRTGAASSGPHRRSSSRGRMKSPLIKTVTATTLTDGKSWRKYGQKQINDSTNPRSYYRCTHLPDQGCKAKRHVHVSEANPSEYTIDYYGQHTCRDPSTFPSLIVQGAADTAPPPDCANLISFAPINGANRAFTASTSTSAFAHHLMKEPVDHHPMLFSQFSNYSSSPPAQEGIPSGSSSRACHERFMQYAGGQFVDITGRSTSPLTVGSAPAEYWPVVGVAGVDMDAGAGMDSFPSSPSSLGFMSGSLGGSFGNTVCDDDLFSFDS